The following are encoded together in the Argopecten irradians isolate NY chromosome 5, Ai_NY, whole genome shotgun sequence genome:
- the LOC138323468 gene encoding leucine-rich repeat-containing protein 14-like, which produces MESSLQYDHYQGAVYPLDLQEEPNHGDYRRTHIKSLVNLCAEYIVRDASFTKVAVQHIPNHLSVALMQAALLDNRDRSMETLISHWPLNSLSLRKLAPSLYTSVVPLYNSTYLTDIVRQSLRYTTCLSHTFLECLKKRTPTRLKYLDMSGFPTAEVILFYLATHCMLAHNESRQTVMVDMYNRVVNLLPDQTESTDTSYQLMTADTTIPDSSFTVKMDAYVASDKTHAELCKALKVSGFQESKLKIVLEKLDATCLGEEKLQILLQQVNPKFLLGLRLKYNSLTSEDFCKLCPVFERFDKLTALDLSCNSIRNASDRLAHLLSSLPHLVRLDLSNNRIKTRLRQILSNIPSALQYLRLVGCGLSLTDIAYLSVSHHIAGLQELDLSENNLHPAAGNLCKLLKGCRSTLQTLEIEDCKLRDNVMEVVTGDLASMESLMYLNLADNPLSLSAHEYLMESVVGLTNIRAYRFSFAKDCYSPDIPDYEMVMRQDMHVAQMYHIKRNIRGDEAGPYTRPRLIFMELQRWDYGDYVE; this is translated from the exons ATGGAGAGTTCGCTTCAATATGATCATTATCAGGGGGCTGTGTACCCACTAGACTTACAGGAAGAGCCAAATCATGGTGATTATAGAAGGACACACATCAAATCACTGGTGAATCTGTGTGCAGAGTACATTGTACGTGATGCTTCCTTTACTAAGGTAGCAGTGCAGCATATCCCTAACCACCTCAGTGTGGCTCTCATGCAAGCTGCACTTCTTGATAATCGGGATCGCTCAATGGAAACACTAATTTCTCATTGGCCTTTGAACAGCCTTTCTCTCAGGAAACTTGCCCCGAGTCTGTACACATCTGTAGTGCCTCTGTATAACTCCACGTACCTAACAGACATAGTCCGCCAGAGTCTGCGCTACACAACCTGTTTATCACATACATTCCTGGAATGTCTGAAGAAACGTACACCAACAAGGCTCAAGTATCTAGATATGTCAGGATTCCCCACAG CGGAAGTCATCCTTTTTTACCTGGCGACTCACTGTATGTTGGCACACAACGAGTCTCGTCAGACTGTTATGGTGGACATGTACAATAGAGTGGTCAACCTGCTCCCTGACCAGACGGAGTCGACAGATACCTCGTACCAACTGATGACTGCAGACACGACCATCCCTGACTCCAGTT TCACAGTGAAAATGGATGCCTACGTCGCCTCGGACAAGACACATGCAGAATTATGCAAAGCACTGAAGGTCTCTGGCTTCCAAGAGAGCAAGCTGAAaattgttcttgaaaaactaGATGCTACTTGCCTTGGGGAAGAAAAACTCCAAATACTTCTACAGCAAGTCAACCCAAAG TTCCTGCTAGGTCTACGTCTGAAGTATAACTCCTTGACCAGTGAGGACTTCTGTAAGTTGTGCCCAGTGTTTGAGAGATTTGATAAACTAACTGCCCTAGACCTGTCCTGTAATTCCATTAGGAACGCATCTGATCGTCTAGCACATCTTTTGTCATCTTTGCCTCATCTTGTCAGACTTGACCTCAGCAACAATCGTATAAAGACGCGTTTGCGGCAGATTTTGTCTAATATCCCCAGTGCATTGCAATACTTAAGACTAGTGGGGTGTGGTCTTTCCCTGACTGACATTGCTTACTTATCAGTCTCCCATCACATAGCTGGTCTACAAGAGTTAGACCTCAGTGAGAACAACCTTCACCCCGCTGCTGGTAACCTGTGTAAACTGTTAAAGGGCTGTAGGTCCACTCTACAGACACTGGAGATTGAGGATTGTAAGTTACGCGACAATGTGATGGAGGTGGTGACCGGGGATCTAGCCTCTATGGAAAGCCTGATGTACCTGAATCTAGCAGACAATCCACTGAGTTTATCAGCTCATGAATATCTGATGGAATCAGTGGTAGGACTTACTAATATTCGGGCATATCGCTTTTCCTTCGCTAAAGACTGCTATAGTCCTGATATACCAGACTATGAAATGGTGATGAGACAGGACATGCATGTAGCACAAATGTATCATATAAAGAGGAATATCAGAGGGGACGAAGCAGGTCCATATACCCGTCCCCGACTTATATTTATGGAACTACAGAGGTGGGATTATGGGGATTATGTGGAATGA